One segment of Trachemys scripta elegans isolate TJP31775 chromosome 1, CAS_Tse_1.0, whole genome shotgun sequence DNA contains the following:
- the FZD4 gene encoding frizzled-4 isoform X1, whose product MGLRGRCRLLLGLLLLLLLPGAARSFGEDEERRCDAIRIAMCQNLGYNVTKMPNLVGHELQADAELQLTTFTPLIQYGCSSQLQFFLCSVYVPMCTEKINIPIGPCGGMCLSVKRRCEPVLKEFGFAWPDSLNCSKFPPQNDHNHMCMEGPGDEEVPLHSKTSLQPGEECHTMGSNSEQYIWVKRSLSCVLKCGYDAGLYSRSAKEFTDIWMAVWASLCFISTAFTVLTFLIDSSRFSYPERPIIFLSMCYNIYSIAYIVRLTVGRERISCDFEEAAEPVLIQEGLKNTGCAIIFLLMYFFGMASSIWWVILTLTWFLAAGLKWGHEAIEMHSSYFHIAAWAIPAVKTIVILIMRLVDADELTGLCYVGNQNLDALTGFVVAPLFTYLVIGTLFIAAGLVALFKIRSNLQKDGTKTDKLERLMVKIGVFSVLYTVPATCVIACYFYEISNWAIFRYSADDSNMAVEMLKIFMSLLVGITSGMWIWSAKTLHTWQKCSNRLVNSGKVKREKRADGWVKPGKGNETVV is encoded by the exons ATGGGGCTGCGGGGCCGCTGCCGCCTCctgctggggctcctgctgctgctgctgctgcccggcGCGGCGCGCAGCTTCGGGGAGGACGAGGAGCGGCGCTGCGATGCCATCCGCATCGCCATGTGCCAGAACCTGGGCTACAACGTCACCAAGATGCCCAACCTGGTGGGGCACGAGCTGCAGGCGGACGCGGAGCTGCAGCTCACCACCTTCACCCCGCTCATCCAGTACGGCTGCTCCAGCCAGCTCCAG TTCTTCCTTTGTTCAGTCTATGTTCCAATGTGCACAGAGAAGATTAACATCCCAATAGGTCCCTGCGGTGGCATGTGCCTTTCCGTCAAAAGAAGATGTGAACCTGTTCTGAAAGAATTTGGATTTGCCTGGCCAGACAGTCTAAACTGCAGTAAATTTCCACCCCAGAATGACCACAATCATATGTGTATGGAGGGTCCAGGGGATGAAGAGGTTCCCCTTCACAGCAAGACATCCTTGCAGCCAGGAGAAGAGTGTCACACAATGGGATCTAATTCAGAGCAGTATATCTGGGTAAAAAGAAGCCTGAGCTGTGTCCTTAAGTGTGGCTATGATGCTGGTCTCTATAGCAGATCAGCTAAGGAATTCACTGATATCTGGATGGCCGTGTGGGCTAGCCTGTGCTTCATATCAACAGCCTTCACAGTCCTGACCTTCCTGATTGATTCATCCAGATTTTCCTACCCTGAGCGCCCCATCATATTTCTGAGCATGTGCTACAATATTTATAGCATTGCTTATATCGTGAGGCTGACTGTAGGCCGGGAAAGGATATCCTGTGATTTTGAAGAGGCAGCAGAACCTGTTCTTATCCAAGAAGGTCTTAAGAACACAGGATGTGCTATAATTTTCTTACTGATGTATTTTTTTGGGATGGCTAGCTCCATCTGGTGGGTGATTCTGACATTAACATGGTTTCTAGCAGCAGGACTCAAATGGGGCCATGAGGCTATAGAAATGCACAGCTCCTATTTCCATATTGCAGCCTGGGCTATCCCTGCAGTGAAGACCATAGTCATCTTGATTATGAGACTAGTAGATGCAGATGAGCTCACTGGTCTGTGTTATGTTGGCAACCAGAACCTAGATGCACTCACTGGCTTTGTCGTTGCTCCGCTTTTCACCTACTTGGTTATTGGAACTTTATTCATAGCAGCAGGCTTAGTGGCCTTATTTAAAATCAGGTCTAATCTTCAAAAAGATGGGACTAAAACTGACAAGCTGGAAAGACTGATGGTCAAAATTGGTGTCTTTTCAGTGCTATACACTGTCCCAGCTACATGTGTAATTGCATGTTACTTCTATGAAATCTCCAACTGGGCTATCTTCCGCTATTCAGCGGATGATTCCAATATGGCAGTGGAGATGCTTAAAATTTTCATGTCTCTGCTGGTGGGTATCACATCTGGCATGTGGATTTGGTCGGCCAAGACTCTGCACACGTGGCAGAAGTGCTCTAACAGACTGGTGAACTCAGGGAAAGTGAAACGAGAGAAGAGAGCGGATGGTTGGGTGAAACCTGGGAAAGGGAATGAGACTGTGGTGTAA
- the FZD4 gene encoding frizzled-4 isoform X2: protein MCTEKINIPIGPCGGMCLSVKRRCEPVLKEFGFAWPDSLNCSKFPPQNDHNHMCMEGPGDEEVPLHSKTSLQPGEECHTMGSNSEQYIWVKRSLSCVLKCGYDAGLYSRSAKEFTDIWMAVWASLCFISTAFTVLTFLIDSSRFSYPERPIIFLSMCYNIYSIAYIVRLTVGRERISCDFEEAAEPVLIQEGLKNTGCAIIFLLMYFFGMASSIWWVILTLTWFLAAGLKWGHEAIEMHSSYFHIAAWAIPAVKTIVILIMRLVDADELTGLCYVGNQNLDALTGFVVAPLFTYLVIGTLFIAAGLVALFKIRSNLQKDGTKTDKLERLMVKIGVFSVLYTVPATCVIACYFYEISNWAIFRYSADDSNMAVEMLKIFMSLLVGITSGMWIWSAKTLHTWQKCSNRLVNSGKVKREKRADGWVKPGKGNETVV from the coding sequence ATGTGCACAGAGAAGATTAACATCCCAATAGGTCCCTGCGGTGGCATGTGCCTTTCCGTCAAAAGAAGATGTGAACCTGTTCTGAAAGAATTTGGATTTGCCTGGCCAGACAGTCTAAACTGCAGTAAATTTCCACCCCAGAATGACCACAATCATATGTGTATGGAGGGTCCAGGGGATGAAGAGGTTCCCCTTCACAGCAAGACATCCTTGCAGCCAGGAGAAGAGTGTCACACAATGGGATCTAATTCAGAGCAGTATATCTGGGTAAAAAGAAGCCTGAGCTGTGTCCTTAAGTGTGGCTATGATGCTGGTCTCTATAGCAGATCAGCTAAGGAATTCACTGATATCTGGATGGCCGTGTGGGCTAGCCTGTGCTTCATATCAACAGCCTTCACAGTCCTGACCTTCCTGATTGATTCATCCAGATTTTCCTACCCTGAGCGCCCCATCATATTTCTGAGCATGTGCTACAATATTTATAGCATTGCTTATATCGTGAGGCTGACTGTAGGCCGGGAAAGGATATCCTGTGATTTTGAAGAGGCAGCAGAACCTGTTCTTATCCAAGAAGGTCTTAAGAACACAGGATGTGCTATAATTTTCTTACTGATGTATTTTTTTGGGATGGCTAGCTCCATCTGGTGGGTGATTCTGACATTAACATGGTTTCTAGCAGCAGGACTCAAATGGGGCCATGAGGCTATAGAAATGCACAGCTCCTATTTCCATATTGCAGCCTGGGCTATCCCTGCAGTGAAGACCATAGTCATCTTGATTATGAGACTAGTAGATGCAGATGAGCTCACTGGTCTGTGTTATGTTGGCAACCAGAACCTAGATGCACTCACTGGCTTTGTCGTTGCTCCGCTTTTCACCTACTTGGTTATTGGAACTTTATTCATAGCAGCAGGCTTAGTGGCCTTATTTAAAATCAGGTCTAATCTTCAAAAAGATGGGACTAAAACTGACAAGCTGGAAAGACTGATGGTCAAAATTGGTGTCTTTTCAGTGCTATACACTGTCCCAGCTACATGTGTAATTGCATGTTACTTCTATGAAATCTCCAACTGGGCTATCTTCCGCTATTCAGCGGATGATTCCAATATGGCAGTGGAGATGCTTAAAATTTTCATGTCTCTGCTGGTGGGTATCACATCTGGCATGTGGATTTGGTCGGCCAAGACTCTGCACACGTGGCAGAAGTGCTCTAACAGACTGGTGAACTCAGGGAAAGTGAAACGAGAGAAGAGAGCGGATGGTTGGGTGAAACCTGGGAAAGGGAATGAGACTGTGGTGTAA